A genomic window from Cricetulus griseus strain 17A/GY chromosome 4, alternate assembly CriGri-PICRH-1.0, whole genome shotgun sequence includes:
- the Cldnd1 gene encoding claudin domain-containing protein 1 isoform X1 → MDNRFATAFVIACVLSLISTIYMAASIGTDFWYEYRSPVQENSSDSNKVAWDDFLGDEADEKTYNDALFRYNGTMGLWRRCITIPKNTYWYTPPERTESFDVVTKCMSFSLNEQFMEKYVDPGNHNSGIDLLRTYLWRCQFLLPFVSLGLVCFGALIGLCACICRSLYPTIATGILHLLAGLCTLGSVSCYVAGIELLHQKLGLPENVSGEFGWSFCLACVSAPLQFMASALFIWAAHTNRKEYTLMKAYRVA, encoded by the exons ATGGATAACCGTTTTGCTACAGCATTTGTGATTGCTTGTGTACTTAGCCTCATTTCCACCATCTACATGGCTGCCTCAATAGGCACAGACTTCTGGTATGAATATCGAAGTCCTGTTCAAGAGAATTCAAGTGATTCGAATAAAGTGGCCTGGGATGACTTCCTCGGTGATGAGGCAGATGAAAAGACTTACAATGATGCACTGTTCCGATACAATGGCACAATGGGATTGTGGAGACGGTGTATCACCATCCCCAAAAACACATACTGGTATACTCCACCAGAAAGGACAG AGTCCTTTGATGTGGTTACAAAATGCATGAGTTTCTCACTAAATGAACAGTTCATGGAGAAATATGTTGATCCAGGAAACCACAATAGTGGAATTGATCTGCTTCGGACCT atCTTTGGCGTTGCCAGTTCCTTTTACCTTTCGTTAGCTTGGGTTTGGTGTGTTTTGGGGCTTTGATTGGACTCTGTGCCTGTATCTGCCGAAGCCTGTATCCCACCATTGCCACGGGCATCCTCCATCTCCTGGCAG GTCTGTGCACACTGGGCTCTGTAAGTTGCTATGTTGCCGGCATTGAACTACTACACCAGAAACTAGGGCTGCCTGAGAATGTGTCCGGAGAATTTGGATGGTCCTTCTGCCTGGCCTGCGTCTCGGCTCCCTTACAGTTCATGGCGTCTGCTCTCTTCATCTGGGCTGCCCACACCAACCGGAAAGAGTACACCTTAATGAAGGCCTATCGAGTGGCGTGA